One Syntrophobacterales bacterium genomic window, GATGACGACTTGTTTTTGTGTCTCAATGAGCTATTTGACGAAAAGATTCCGTTCAATAAAGTGTTAGGCCTTAAAGTGGAATCGCTGAGCCGTGACGGCGTCACGACCTCGTTCGAGATGAAGGACTATCTCCTCGGTCACGTTTCCCGCGGGATGCTCCACGGTGGCGTCATTTCGTCCGTCATCGACGTCACCGGCGGTTTGTCTGCTTTCATGGGTATTGAGGAAAGAATGATGGATGAGAATATCGAAGCGAAGCTTGCAAGGTTCGGCAAGGTAAACACCCTTGACCTGCGGGTCGATTATTTGCGCCCCGGCCGCGGCAAGCGGTTCGTCGCAAAGGCCCATGCGCTGAGGACAGGAAAAAAGGTCGCTGTCACTAGGATTGAACTCAGGAACGAGATGGATGATCTCATCGCCGTCGGCACCGGATCATATATCGTGGCGTAAGCTCAAAGCGGATTCTACAAATTACACCCTGACGCCGGTTATCGTTCAACCAACCCGATGCTTTGCTCTACAAACGCCGCTCTCCCTGGACTATCAAAAATTCGTCCCGCATGGGATTTGTTGGACAGGGGCGGACACGCGACTCTTGATCGTATTCCGCGCGACCGTCTCGTCAGCAAGACCGCAGCCGTTTATCCAAGATGCTTCTGAACTTGACGGTACGAATGGTGATCAGGGGTTGTTCCTGTAAGCCCTCATTGATATTTTGTATTTGGTTTAAGCGCTTAGCCGATGATCTCCAAAGCATCTATGCTGCCATCAGGCTTGAATAGCATGAGCGCCTCCATCTATGCAAAACGGTTCCTCCCCCCCCCTTTTTTTTCGCTTTCCACCTCCTTTTTGACTTAAGTCATGTAGCTTACATGGACCCCCGGGCTTATACTATAATTACTTAAATGAGACGGCCACAGGCGGTTGAGGATGGCTTGGTAAGAATTTTTAGAGGAGACAATGAGCATGAAGACAAAGAGACAGATAATCGAGATTGATGAGGCAAAGTGTAACGGTTGCGGACTCTGCGCAGCGGCTTGCGCTGAGGGAGCAATCGAGATCGTGGGCGGCAAGGCGTGCATTGTTCAGGAGGCATACTGCGACGGCCTTGGAGCCTGCATAGGGGAATGCCCCGAAGGGGCGCTCACCATCGTTGAGAGAGGCGTCGATGCTTTTGACGCTGAAGCGGCAGAAGCGCGCCTTCGGGCTGGCGGGAAGACCGAACCGCCGGAAGAGAAGACGCCTCCTCGCGGCTGTCCGTCCGCCCGGATCCAGATGCTTACCGTCCCCCCGGTTAGCAGCACCAATCCGCCCTCGTCCGCCCTCGTCCATTGGCCCGTACAGATCCGTCTGGTGCCGCCCACGGCCCCTTTTCTGAAAGGAGCAAGCCTCCTCGTGGCGTCCGACTGTACCCCTGTGGCTTATCCTGATTTCCATAAAGATTTCCTGAAGGGCAGGGCGGTCCTCATCGGCTGCCCCAAGTTCGACGACATGGAGGCTAACGTGAGCAAGCTCAAGGACATTTTCTTAACCGCAGAGATAAAGGATATCACGGTTCTCATTATGGAGGCGCCGTGCTGCTCAAAGCTGTCCATGATCGTAAAAGAAGGATTGAGGCGCGCAGGAAGAAAAATCCCCGTCGAGGTTGCGGTAGTGAGCGCGAGAGGGCAGATTATCGACAGGACAGCCCTGGCGGTATAGTATCAAGAAATAATCCCCCTCACCCTGTGCTTTCCCACCCCCTTGAGGGGGCCGGCAGAGCAGGCGCCTTGAGGCGAGGGAGCGTCTGTGACAGCCTGATTTTTTATCAGAAGAATGGATTTACGCGTTGTCCGGGCTCCTCGCTTAAGATCAAGCATGAAGCGGCTGTGCTGCGGGGGACCGCCGAAGACATCTAATTCATAACGTCTCCAGGATGCGGCTCAATATGTAGTTGATTATGGAAAGGACGACACTGAAGAACATGGCAGCCCAGAAGCCGCTCACATGGAAGCCTTTTATGACGGACGAAACGAGGAGAACCAGGGTGGCGTTGATGACGAAGGTGAAAAGCCCGAAAGTCAGGATGTTGATGGGCAGAGTGATAAGAATGAAGATAGGCCGAAGGAGTGCGTTGACGATGCCGAGAAA contains:
- a CDS encoding phage holin family protein, translating into MHILLKWLVMTVSIALAASVIPGVMLAGFWSALWVALFLGIVNALLRPIFILITLPINILTFGLFTFVINATLVLLVSSVIKGFHVSGFWAAMFFSVVLSIINYILSRILETL
- a CDS encoding 4Fe-4S binding protein, with the protein product MKTKRQIIEIDEAKCNGCGLCAAACAEGAIEIVGGKACIVQEAYCDGLGACIGECPEGALTIVERGVDAFDAEAAEARLRAGGKTEPPEEKTPPRGCPSARIQMLTVPPVSSTNPPSSALVHWPVQIRLVPPTAPFLKGASLLVASDCTPVAYPDFHKDFLKGRAVLIGCPKFDDMEANVSKLKDIFLTAEIKDITVLIMEAPCCSKLSMIVKEGLRRAGRKIPVEVAVVSARGQIIDRTALAV
- a CDS encoding thioesterase family protein; this translates as MDRPRNDDDLFLCLNELFDEKIPFNKVLGLKVESLSRDGVTTSFEMKDYLLGHVSRGMLHGGVISSVIDVTGGLSAFMGIEERMMDENIEAKLARFGKVNTLDLRVDYLRPGRGKRFVAKAHALRTGKKVAVTRIELRNEMDDLIAVGTGSYIVA